The following proteins come from a genomic window of Verrucomicrobiia bacterium:
- a CDS encoding MOSC domain-containing protein has protein sequence MEVIAGKGIFGNKRYFNRPTRRQVTLIEREQIEEHAAILDLDEIAPGRVRSNIETSGIWFRDLIGKRIQIGSTAVLFLYEARIPCHKMDAIAKGLRQLMENGKQGVLAQVIVSGVIQTGDTITLANPKAVQ, from the coding sequence ATGGAAGTGATTGCAGGCAAAGGCATCTTCGGCAATAAACGCTACTTCAACCGTCCTACACGTCGTCAAGTGACCTTGATCGAACGTGAACAGATTGAGGAACACGCTGCCATACTGGACCTTGATGAAATCGCTCCCGGTCGCGTGCGCTCGAACATCGAAACCTCCGGCATCTGGTTCCGTGATCTGATAGGTAAACGCATCCAGATCGGCAGTACGGCAGTGTTGTTTCTCTACGAAGCCCGCATCCCCTGTCATAAAATGGATGCAATCGCCAAAGGGCTGCGTCAGCTTATGGAAAACGGGAAACAAGGCGTGCTAGCCCAAGTCATCGTCTCTGGTGTCATTCAGACGGGGGATACAATCACTCTCGCCAACCCCAAGGCGGTCCAGTAG
- the serS gene encoding serine--tRNA ligase, which produces MLDIKLVREKTDYVRERLSTRGAGDENKISELLQLDEQRRKLVAETETLKSLRNRVSKEIGALMGQKKLEEAEAKKAETRTLGDRIADIDRQVAEVEAKRDQLQLTIPNVPHESVVVGKTAADNPIVREYGTQPQFAFKPKTHIELAEASKLIDFNRGAKLSGSGFLLYTNWGARLERALVNFLLDLHTTEHGYTEVAPPYIINKECMVGVGQFPKFMDQAYAVMKGTDTESPAQYLLPTAEAPVANIHREELLKGEQLPIFYCAYSPCFRAEAGAAGVGTRGMIRVHQFDKVELIKIVRPEDGYAEHEKMVANAEKVLQLLELHYHTIMLCTGDMGFASAKTYDIEVWAPGQGQYLEVSSCSNCEDFQSRRMGMRYKDEKGENRFPHILNGSGTALARLFVALVETHQQADGSIRIPAPLQPYLKADKIPA; this is translated from the coding sequence ATGCTGGATATCAAACTGGTTCGCGAGAAGACGGATTATGTCCGCGAACGGCTGTCCACCCGAGGAGCGGGGGACGAAAACAAGATTTCGGAACTGCTGCAGCTTGATGAGCAGCGGCGCAAGCTGGTGGCGGAAACAGAGACGCTCAAGTCTCTGCGCAATCGTGTCTCCAAAGAGATCGGTGCGCTCATGGGCCAGAAGAAGCTCGAAGAAGCCGAGGCCAAAAAAGCCGAGACACGCACACTGGGGGATCGTATCGCAGATATCGATCGTCAGGTGGCTGAAGTGGAAGCCAAGCGTGATCAGCTTCAGCTCACCATTCCCAACGTGCCGCATGAGTCTGTCGTCGTCGGCAAAACTGCGGCGGATAATCCGATTGTGCGCGAGTATGGCACCCAGCCGCAGTTCGCCTTCAAGCCCAAGACGCACATCGAACTCGCCGAGGCCAGCAAGCTCATCGATTTCAATCGCGGTGCGAAGCTCTCCGGCAGCGGCTTCCTGCTCTACACGAACTGGGGCGCTCGCTTGGAACGTGCGCTCGTGAATTTCCTGCTCGACCTGCACACGACCGAACACGGTTACACGGAAGTGGCACCGCCTTACATCATCAACAAAGAGTGCATGGTGGGCGTGGGGCAGTTTCCGAAGTTCATGGATCAGGCGTATGCCGTCATGAAGGGCACGGACACCGAATCGCCCGCGCAATATCTTCTGCCCACGGCTGAAGCTCCGGTGGCGAATATCCATCGCGAGGAATTGCTGAAAGGCGAACAGCTCCCGATTTTCTACTGCGCTTACAGCCCTTGCTTCCGCGCGGAAGCTGGTGCAGCCGGTGTTGGTACACGCGGCATGATCCGTGTGCATCAGTTCGATAAGGTAGAGCTCATCAAGATCGTCCGCCCGGAAGATGGTTACGCCGAACACGAGAAGATGGTGGCGAATGCCGAAAAAGTTCTGCAACTCCTCGAGCTGCATTACCACACCATCATGCTCTGCACGGGTGACATGGGTTTCGCCAGTGCCAAGACGTATGACATCGAGGTCTGGGCACCGGGACAGGGGCAGTATCTCGAAGTATCGAGCTGCTCGAACTGTGAAGATTTTCAGTCACGTCGTATGGGCATGCGTTACAAGGATGAGAAAGGCGAGAATCGCTTCCCTCACATCCTGAACGGCAGCGGGACCGCCTTGGCCCGTCTGTTCGTTGCCTTGGTGGAGACACACCAGCAGGCCGATGGTTCCATTCGTATCCCAGCACCGCTGCAGCCGTATCTCAAAGCTGACAAGATCCCTGCATGA